A genomic region of Prionailurus bengalensis isolate Pbe53 chromosome D1, Fcat_Pben_1.1_paternal_pri, whole genome shotgun sequence contains the following coding sequences:
- the ZFTA gene encoding zinc finger translocation-associated protein has product MEPGGDHRSRSGGGRGGPGPAAASARGRRLPPAGSSGGAEPEEDDGGQDLQLEGGALGSWGSAPLPSSRARGPASSGRKYSDHCEARASRPGKSRIPGRDHRRYYHDHWRLEYLMDFNPARHGMVCMVCGSSLATLKLSTIKRHIRQKHPYSLHWSPREKEVISNSWDAHLGLGACGESEGLGAQGAEEEEEEEEEEEEEGASLQACPPKGPGKAPAGEGGRCQRRGGPGAPRARRRRLSASRRAGGSRGLGARRLERRLKESLQNWFRAECLMDYDPRGNRLVCMACGRALPSLHLDDIRAHVLEVHPSSLGLSGPQRSALLQAWGGQPETLSELTRSPPDDDLVPQDLTRKSRDPAPTAGALSSQDLSPPDVKKEEAGGVPERPGPAEEEEEEEEEEKEEEGERVGVPGRSPRGRDHRRRYQERWRLEYLMELDGGRRGLVCMVCGGALASLKMSTIKRHIRQRHPGSTRLSGPVKALIAQEWSEQAAHLLALGLPCPESPRDPAAPGTAAASEEGGGEEEEEPEEEWWGDVPLSPGEPSERPAEEEDDDEDGQEPGGLAFPPLPPPPPPPPPPPPPRSREQRRNYQPRWRGEYLMDYDGSRRGLVCMVCGGALATLKVSTIKRHILQVHPFSMDFTPEERQTILEAYEEAALRCYGHEGFGPPAPAPRDGGADLKAGAICRA; this is encoded by the exons ATGGAGCCCGGCGGGGACCACCGGAGCCGGAGCGGCGGCGGCAGGGGCGGCCCCGGGCCAGCAGCGGCCTCGGCACGGGGCCGACGGCTGCCGCCCGCCGGATCGAGCGGCGGCGCGGAACCCGAGGAGGACGACGGCG GGCAAGATCTTCAGCTGGAAGGGGGTGCCTTGGGGTCCTGGGGGAGtgcccccctgccctcctccagggCCAGGGGACCGGCATCTTCAGGCAGGAAATACTCAGACCACTGTGAGGCCCGGGCCTCGAGGCCCGGAAAGAGCCGCATCCCCGGCCGCGACCACCGGCGCTACTACCACGACCACTGGCGGCTGGAGTACCTGATGGACTTCAACCCCGCCCGGCACGGCATGGTGTGCATGGTGTGCGGCAGCTCCCTGGCCACCCTCAAGCTCAGCACCATCAAGCGGCACATCCGCCAAAAGCACCCCTACTCCCTGCATTGGAGCCCCCGGGAGAAGGAAGTCATCAGCAACAGCTGGGATGcccacctggggctgggggcctgtgGAGAGTCTGAgggcctgggggcccagggggctgaggaggaggaggaagaggaagaggaagaggaggaggagggggccagcCTGCAAGCTTGCCCGCCCAAGGGCCCAG GCAAAGCCCCAGCTGGTGAGGGCGGCCGATGCCAGCGGCGAGGGGGCCCAGGGGCACCCCGGGCTCGGCGTCGCCGCCTGTCAGCCTCCCGGAGGGCCGGGggcagcagggggctgggggcccggcGGCTGGAGCGGAGGCTGAAGGAGTCCCTGCAGAACTGGTTCCGGGCAGAGTGTCTCATGGACTATGACCCTCGGGGGAACCGGCTGGTGTGCATGGCCTGTGGCCGGGCACTGCCCAGCCTGCACCTGGACGACATCCGTGCCCACGTGCTGGAGGTGCACCCCAGCTCCCTGGGGCTCAGCGGCCCCCAGCGCAGCGCCCTGCTGCAAGCCTGGGGAGGCCAGCCCGAGACACTGTCTGAGCTCACTCGGTCCCCACCAG ACGACGACCTCGTCCCCCAGGACCTGACCAGAAAGAGCCGGGACCCCGCCCCCACTGCCGGAGCCCTATCCTCTCAGGATCTCAGTCCCCCAGACGTAAAAAAGGAAGAGGCTGGCGGGGTCCCTGAGAGGCCCGGGccggcagaggaggaggaggaggaggaggaggaggagaaggaggaggagggcgagaGGGTGGGGGTCCCGGGCCGGTCGCCGCGGGGCCGTGACCACCGCCGCCGCTACCAGGAGCGCTGGCGGCTGGAGTACCTCATGGAGTTGGACGGCGGCCGGCGCGGCCTGGTGTGCATGGTGTGCGGGGGCGCGCTGGCCTCGCTCAAGATGAGCACCATCAAGCGGCACATCCGCCAGCGCCACCCGGGCTCCACACGCCTCAGCGGGCCTGTTAAGGCCCTTATCGCCCAGGAGTGGAGCGAGCAGGCCGCTCACCTGCTGGCCCTGGGGCTGCCCTGCCCCGAGTCCCCCAGGGACCCTGCCGCCCCCGGCACAGCCGCAGCCTccgaggaggggggaggggaagaggaggaggagccggAGGAGGAGTGGTGGG GCGACGTCCCGCTCTCCCCAGGGGAGCCGTCGGAACGGCCCGCGGAGGAAGAGGACGACGACGAGGACGGCCAGGAGCCCGGGGGACTCGCCTTCCCGCCGCTGccccctccgccgccgccgccgccgcctccgcccccgccccgcagCCGAGAGCAGCGGCGGAACTACCAGCCGCGCTGGCGGGGCGAGTACCTGATGGACTACGACGGCAGCCGGCGCGGCCTGGTGTGCATGGTGTGCGGGGGCGCGCTGGCCACCCTCAAGGTCAGCACCATCAAGCGGCACATCCTGCAGGTGCACCCCTTCTCCATGGACTTCACGCCCGAGGAGCGCCAGACCATCCTGGAGGCCTACGAGGAGGCGGCGCTGCGCTGCTACGGCCACGAGGGCTTCGGGCCGCCGGCTCCGGCGCCGCGCGACGGCGGCGCGGACCTCAAAGCGGGCGCCATTTGTCGCGCGTAG